In Streptomyces sp. NBC_00569, a single genomic region encodes these proteins:
- a CDS encoding aldehyde dehydrogenase codes for MTDSNAVVEHRTLFIGGRWAEPAGPDTIEVISPVTERVVGRVPHATPEDVDRAVAAAREAFDHGPWPRLPLKERIEVVTRIKDALAARHQELAELVTLQNGSPMLFSVRGQALSAVGAFGTAIAAAGRFQEEDERQGAGGPVLVRREPVGVVAAITPWNVPQMTIAGKLAPALLAGCTVVLKPSPETPLDALWLAQVCADAGLPEGVLSALPADRETSSYLVAHPGIDKVAFTGSVGAGKAIMAAAAQNLTRVSLELGGKSAAIILDDADLAVAVPAIVGGTCAANSGQACVALTRVLVPAARYDEVAAVLAGAFAGLKVGDPSDPGTVVGPMVTKKQQERNLDYIRIGQEEGAKVLTGGGVPSGLTTGWYVEPTLFGDVTNDMRIAREEIFGPVVCLIRYETEDEAVALANDSEFGLSGAVFSADEERATEVARKVRTGTITVNGFRLDLAAPFGGYKNSGIGREFGLEGLSAYFEYKTVNLPAPAKA; via the coding sequence ATGACCGACAGCAACGCCGTCGTGGAACACCGCACGCTCTTCATCGGCGGCCGCTGGGCCGAGCCGGCCGGCCCCGACACCATCGAGGTGATCTCGCCGGTGACCGAGCGGGTCGTCGGCCGTGTGCCGCACGCGACGCCCGAGGACGTGGACCGCGCGGTCGCCGCCGCCCGCGAGGCGTTCGACCACGGCCCGTGGCCGCGGCTCCCGCTCAAGGAGCGCATCGAGGTCGTCACCCGCATCAAGGACGCGCTAGCCGCCCGCCACCAGGAGCTCGCCGAGCTGGTCACGCTGCAGAACGGCTCGCCCATGCTGTTCTCGGTGCGCGGCCAGGCCCTGTCCGCGGTCGGCGCCTTCGGTACGGCCATCGCCGCCGCCGGGCGCTTCCAGGAGGAGGACGAGCGCCAGGGCGCCGGCGGACCCGTCCTCGTACGCCGCGAGCCCGTCGGCGTCGTCGCCGCGATCACGCCGTGGAACGTGCCCCAGATGACGATCGCGGGCAAGCTCGCCCCGGCCCTGCTCGCGGGCTGCACCGTCGTCCTCAAGCCGTCCCCGGAGACTCCGCTCGACGCGCTGTGGCTGGCGCAGGTGTGCGCCGATGCCGGACTGCCGGAGGGTGTGCTGAGCGCCCTGCCGGCCGACCGCGAGACCAGTTCCTACCTGGTGGCGCACCCGGGCATCGACAAGGTCGCCTTCACCGGATCGGTCGGCGCCGGCAAGGCGATCATGGCCGCCGCGGCCCAGAACCTCACCCGGGTTTCCCTGGAGCTGGGCGGGAAGTCCGCCGCGATCATCCTGGACGACGCGGACCTGGCCGTCGCCGTGCCCGCCATCGTTGGCGGCACCTGCGCCGCCAACAGCGGCCAGGCGTGCGTCGCGCTCACCCGCGTCCTCGTGCCCGCCGCCCGCTACGACGAGGTGGCGGCCGTCCTGGCCGGTGCCTTCGCCGGACTCAAGGTCGGAGACCCGTCCGACCCGGGGACCGTGGTCGGCCCCATGGTGACGAAGAAGCAGCAGGAGCGGAACCTCGACTACATCCGCATCGGTCAGGAGGAGGGAGCCAAGGTCCTCACCGGCGGCGGCGTCCCCTCGGGCCTGACCACCGGCTGGTACGTCGAGCCGACCCTGTTCGGCGACGTCACCAACGACATGCGCATCGCCCGCGAGGAGATCTTCGGCCCGGTCGTGTGCCTCATCCGCTACGAGACCGAGGACGAGGCCGTCGCCCTCGCCAACGACTCCGAATTCGGCCTGTCCGGAGCCGTGTTCAGTGCCGACGAGGAGCGGGCCACCGAGGTCGCCCGCAAGGTGCGCACCGGGACCATCACGGTCAACGGCTTCCGCCTCGACCTGGCCGCCCCCTTCGGCGGCTACAAGAACTCCGGCATCGGCCGCGAGTTCGGCCTCGAGGGCCTCTCGGCCTACTTCGAGTACAAGACCGTCAACCTCCCTGCTCCTGCCAAGGCCTGA
- a CDS encoding acyl-CoA dehydrogenase family protein codes for MRRRVFTKDHEAFRTTVREFIAEQVAPHYADWERQGHVPRDLYRKLGDLGVFGINVPEEYGGAGVTDFTYQAVIREECGRAGVGFGAESVHTCLVLPYLLEFGSEEQKKRWLPGFLSGEIMTAIAMTEPGTGSDLAAIATRARLSDDGTHYVLDGAKTFITGGAQADLILVVCRTAAYDPADRRGGLSILCVDTTAEGFAVGRKLDKIGLRAQDTAELSFTDVKVPVGDLLGQEGAAFTYLTHNLAVERLGAAINAYANAAGAIGFAKEYVSERQVFGKPVAAFQNTKFVLAECATEVEAAQALVDRALEEHAAGELAPADAAKAKLFCTEVAGRVVDKCLQLHGGYGYMLEYPIARLYADTRVNRIYAGTSEVMKTIIAKDLGL; via the coding sequence GTGCGTCGCAGGGTGTTCACCAAGGACCACGAGGCATTCCGGACGACCGTCCGCGAGTTCATCGCCGAGCAGGTCGCCCCCCACTACGCGGACTGGGAGCGGCAGGGTCACGTCCCCCGCGACCTGTACCGAAAGCTCGGCGACCTCGGCGTCTTCGGCATCAACGTGCCGGAGGAGTACGGCGGCGCGGGTGTCACCGACTTCACGTACCAAGCCGTGATCCGCGAGGAGTGCGGGCGCGCGGGCGTCGGGTTCGGCGCGGAATCCGTGCACACCTGCCTGGTGCTTCCCTACCTGCTCGAGTTCGGCAGCGAGGAGCAGAAGAAGCGCTGGCTGCCGGGCTTCCTGTCCGGCGAGATCATGACGGCGATCGCCATGACCGAGCCCGGCACCGGCTCCGACCTGGCCGCCATCGCCACCCGCGCCAGGCTCTCCGACGACGGCACGCACTACGTCCTCGACGGCGCCAAGACGTTCATCACCGGCGGAGCACAGGCCGACCTGATCCTGGTCGTGTGCCGCACCGCCGCGTACGACCCCGCCGACCGCCGCGGCGGCCTCTCGATCCTGTGCGTGGACACGACGGCCGAGGGCTTCGCCGTGGGACGCAAGCTGGACAAGATCGGCCTGCGCGCGCAGGACACCGCAGAGCTGTCCTTCACCGACGTCAAGGTGCCAGTGGGCGACCTGCTCGGCCAGGAGGGCGCGGCCTTCACCTACCTCACCCACAACCTCGCGGTGGAACGCCTCGGCGCCGCCATCAACGCCTACGCCAACGCGGCCGGCGCCATCGGCTTCGCCAAGGAGTACGTCAGCGAACGTCAGGTCTTCGGCAAGCCGGTCGCCGCGTTCCAGAACACCAAGTTCGTGCTCGCCGAGTGCGCCACCGAGGTCGAGGCCGCGCAGGCCCTCGTGGACCGCGCCCTGGAGGAGCACGCGGCGGGCGAACTTGCTCCCGCCGACGCCGCCAAGGCCAAGCTCTTCTGCACGGAGGTCGCGGGCCGCGTTGTCGACAAGTGCCTCCAACTGCACGGCGGTTACGGCTACATGCTCGAATACCCGATCGCGCGCCTCTACGCGGACACCCGCGTCAACCGGATTTACGCCGGGACCAGCGAGGTCATGAAGACGATCATCGCCAAGGACCTCGGGCTCTGA
- a CDS encoding thiolase family protein produces the protein MRDAVIVDAVRTPVGKRGGSLSRLHSASLSAHVLNALVERVGFDPALVDDVIWGCASAVGMQAGCVGRAAVLAAGWPESVPAVTVDRQCGSSQQAVHQAAAGVISGQYDVAVAGGVEIMSRLPLGTTRGDGSFGEPFGPDVFDRYDGIRFNQGIGAQMIADEYGITRTEMDQHGLDSHARAARSVDEGRFKDQIAPITVTDENGTTRVFDTDEGVRRGSTLDKLAGLKPAFKEDGTITAGNASQVSDGTGALLVTTSEFAKAQGWTPMARVHTAVVAGTDPVTMLKGPIPATAKALKKAGLSIDDIGAFEINEAFASVTLAWLRETGADYERMNPLGGAMAIGHPIGGSGARIMTTLVHHMRDNGIRYGLQSMCEGGGMANSTILELV, from the coding sequence ATGCGCGACGCAGTGATCGTCGACGCCGTACGCACCCCCGTCGGCAAGCGCGGCGGCTCGCTCTCGCGACTGCACTCCGCCTCGCTCTCCGCCCATGTGCTGAACGCCCTGGTCGAGCGCGTCGGATTCGACCCGGCCCTCGTCGACGACGTGATCTGGGGCTGCGCCTCGGCGGTCGGCATGCAGGCCGGCTGCGTCGGCCGCGCAGCCGTACTGGCCGCGGGCTGGCCCGAGTCCGTCCCGGCGGTCACCGTCGACCGCCAGTGCGGCTCCTCGCAGCAGGCCGTGCACCAGGCCGCGGCAGGGGTGATCTCCGGCCAGTACGACGTGGCCGTGGCAGGCGGTGTCGAGATCATGAGCCGGCTGCCCCTCGGCACCACGCGCGGCGACGGCTCGTTCGGCGAGCCCTTCGGCCCCGACGTCTTCGACCGCTACGACGGCATCCGCTTCAACCAGGGCATAGGTGCACAGATGATCGCCGACGAGTACGGCATCACCCGCACCGAGATGGACCAGCACGGCCTGGACTCCCACGCCCGCGCCGCCAGGTCCGTCGACGAGGGCCGCTTCAAGGACCAGATCGCCCCGATCACGGTCACCGACGAGAACGGCACCACCCGCGTCTTCGACACCGACGAGGGCGTGCGCCGCGGCTCCACCCTGGACAAGCTCGCCGGCCTCAAGCCCGCCTTCAAGGAGGACGGCACCATCACCGCGGGCAACGCCTCGCAGGTCTCCGACGGCACCGGTGCGCTGCTGGTGACGACCAGCGAGTTCGCGAAGGCGCAGGGCTGGACCCCCATGGCCCGCGTCCACACCGCCGTGGTCGCCGGCACCGACCCGGTCACCATGCTCAAGGGCCCCATCCCGGCCACCGCCAAGGCGCTCAAGAAGGCTGGCCTGTCCATCGACGACATCGGCGCGTTCGAGATCAACGAGGCGTTCGCCTCGGTCACCCTGGCCTGGCTGCGCGAGACCGGCGCCGACTACGAGCGGATGAACCCGCTCGGCGGCGCCATGGCCATCGGCCACCCCATCGGCGGCTCGGGCGCCCGCATCATGACCACGCTCGTCCACCACATGCGCGACAACGGCATCCGCTACGGGCTCCAGTCCATGTGCGAGGGCGGCGGCATGGCCAACTCCACCATCCTCGAACTCGTCTGA
- a CDS encoding acyl-CoA thioesterase, which yields MPATPLATTATTATTATTEPDNGTEPGRGGDFGGFLNLEQLDRDLFRALCHAGIPLRAFGGQVAAQALTAAGRTVPEDRVVHSLHGYFLRAGDTARPLVYSVERVRDGSSYLSRRVTAVQGGEIVFTLSASFKKRERTADRQMAMPDTPDPRSLPDMYEIWSRNNPEDYAQAEFRRVLEMRYVPGPSEPTPGLTEQKLWMRSAGPLPDDPMLHACALAYASDLFLAPATVLSTERPRMLREEPPSVFLTSLDHAVWFHRPFRADEWMLFAQRSPTAGDGRGLAFADVWSRDGGLIAHVVQETVVRPAR from the coding sequence ATGCCCGCCACGCCCCTCGCGACCACCGCGACCACCGCGACGACCGCGACGACCGAGCCGGACAACGGGACGGAGCCGGGCCGCGGCGGGGACTTCGGTGGCTTCCTGAACCTGGAGCAACTCGACCGCGACCTGTTCCGCGCCTTGTGCCACGCCGGCATCCCGCTGCGCGCCTTCGGCGGACAGGTCGCCGCCCAGGCCCTCACGGCCGCGGGCCGTACCGTGCCCGAGGACCGGGTCGTGCATTCGCTGCACGGCTACTTCCTGCGCGCCGGGGACACGGCACGCCCCCTCGTCTATTCGGTGGAGCGGGTCAGGGACGGCTCGTCGTACCTGTCGCGCCGGGTCACCGCCGTCCAGGGCGGTGAGATCGTGTTCACCCTCTCCGCCTCCTTCAAGAAGCGGGAGCGGACCGCGGACCGCCAGATGGCGATGCCGGACACACCCGACCCGCGTTCGCTGCCCGACATGTACGAGATCTGGTCGCGGAACAACCCCGAGGACTACGCGCAGGCGGAGTTCCGCCGGGTCCTGGAGATGCGCTACGTTCCCGGGCCGAGCGAACCGACGCCCGGGCTGACGGAGCAGAAGCTCTGGATGCGCTCAGCCGGACCGTTGCCCGACGATCCGATGCTGCACGCCTGCGCCCTGGCGTACGCCTCCGACCTGTTCCTCGCTCCGGCCACGGTCCTGTCGACGGAGCGGCCCCGGATGCTCCGCGAGGAGCCCCCGTCGGTGTTCCTCACCTCCCTCGACCACGCCGTCTGGTTCCACCGGCCGTTCCGCGCCGACGAGTGGATGCTGTTCGCCCAGCGCAGCCCCACCGCGGGCGACGGACGCGGCCTCGCCTTCGCGGACGTGTGGAGCCGCGACGGCGGGCTGATCGCCCATGTGGTGCAGGAGACCGTGGTGCGCCCGGCGCGCTGA
- a CDS encoding crotonase/enoyl-CoA hydratase family protein encodes MSDLVLTSFADGIAVVTINRPEARNAVNRAVADAVAEAIDELDARDDLVVGVITGAGGTFCAGADLKALAAGERSGIPGRGFCGITETPPAKPLIAAVEGYALGGGTELALACDMVVAAETAKFGLPETKRGLIAAGGGLVRLPRKIPYNVAMQYALTGAFLGAERAHELGLVNELTAQGEALAGALALAKEIAANGPLAVQASKQIVVESADWKADEAWERNTAACAPVFASADAKEGARAFAEKRAPVWGSS; translated from the coding sequence ATGTCCGATCTGGTCCTCACCTCGTTCGCGGACGGCATCGCCGTCGTGACGATCAACCGCCCCGAGGCCCGCAACGCCGTCAACCGGGCGGTGGCGGACGCCGTCGCCGAGGCCATCGACGAACTCGACGCCCGCGACGACCTCGTCGTCGGTGTCATCACGGGGGCCGGCGGCACGTTCTGCGCCGGCGCCGACCTCAAGGCCCTCGCCGCCGGTGAGCGCTCCGGCATCCCCGGGCGCGGCTTCTGCGGGATCACGGAGACCCCGCCCGCCAAGCCGCTGATCGCCGCCGTCGAGGGCTACGCGCTCGGCGGAGGCACGGAACTCGCCCTGGCCTGCGACATGGTCGTCGCCGCCGAGACCGCGAAGTTCGGCCTCCCGGAGACCAAGCGCGGCCTCATCGCAGCAGGCGGCGGCCTGGTGCGCCTGCCCAGGAAGATTCCGTACAACGTCGCGATGCAGTACGCCCTCACGGGCGCGTTCCTCGGCGCCGAGCGCGCCCACGAGCTCGGCCTGGTCAACGAACTGACGGCGCAGGGCGAGGCGTTGGCGGGTGCCCTGGCCCTCGCGAAGGAGATCGCCGCGAACGGTCCGCTCGCCGTGCAGGCCAGCAAGCAGATCGTCGTGGAGTCGGCCGACTGGAAGGCCGACGAGGCCTGGGAACGCAACACCGCGGCCTGCGCCCCGGTCTTCGCGTCGGCGGACGCCAAGGAGGGTGCGCGGGCGTTCGCCGAGAAGCGGGCCCCCGTCTGGGGCAGCAGCTGA
- a CDS encoding class I adenylate-forming enzyme family protein, which translates to MTTIWPHGLPRTLDYPDGTIADLLAGSAHAYPDRAALIDGDERLTFAELYEAALRVAQGLRAHGIAPGDAVAIHMPNSIWFTVSYYGILFAGASVVPVNPTQPPIALRRQLDDSGTVAVFTHPSVAAQLAEGIAGSETVRFVSVAPATAAAPAPAGDPAPVTFPVPTAALDDLLKADVAPPTAVDGDAIAHLAFTGGTTGVPKAVMVLHRNLIKNVLQVACWRSAAVPAADEQGRITLHHVEEARTEHHIPIGSATGISIAPLFHGMGMVSQSVFAAAGLTVVVFGRFDPVRYLDTIERLGVHAVTGSPALCHAVLAVPGVRERDLSCVRLVSSGSAPINPAAAAELAEVFPRAVVSDGYGLTEATMGVSISPLDRAMPRPAGSTGLALFDTEIEIRDMDGVTAMAPGEKGEVWVRGPQITAGYLGHPELTAGQYVDGWLRTGDLGTYDEQGWLSLVGRAKDMLIYKGYNVYPGPLENILREHPAVAQVSVVGRLHPEHGEIPVAFVSIKTDADTPASRATAEELMAYVAERVAPYQRIRDVVIVDELPLSATGKILKTELRRLAADS; encoded by the coding sequence ATGACCACCATCTGGCCCCACGGGCTGCCCCGCACCCTCGACTACCCCGACGGCACGATCGCGGATCTGCTCGCCGGTTCCGCCCATGCCTATCCCGACCGCGCCGCGCTGATCGACGGCGACGAACGCCTCACCTTCGCGGAGCTGTACGAGGCTGCCCTGCGCGTCGCCCAGGGGCTGCGCGCCCACGGCATCGCCCCGGGTGACGCGGTGGCCATCCACATGCCCAACTCGATCTGGTTCACGGTCTCCTACTACGGCATCCTCTTCGCCGGAGCCTCCGTCGTGCCGGTCAACCCCACCCAGCCCCCCATCGCGCTGCGCCGCCAGCTCGACGACTCGGGCACGGTCGCCGTCTTCACCCACCCCTCCGTCGCGGCCCAGCTGGCCGAGGGGATCGCCGGCTCGGAGACGGTCCGCTTTGTCTCCGTCGCCCCGGCGACGGCCGCCGCCCCCGCGCCTGCGGGAGACCCGGCCCCTGTCACCTTCCCGGTCCCCACAGCCGCGTTGGACGACCTCCTCAAGGCTGACGTGGCGCCCCCGACGGCGGTGGACGGGGACGCGATCGCGCACCTCGCCTTCACCGGCGGCACCACGGGCGTGCCCAAGGCCGTCATGGTCCTGCACCGCAACCTCATCAAGAACGTGCTCCAGGTGGCGTGCTGGCGCAGCGCCGCCGTCCCGGCCGCCGACGAGCAGGGGCGCATCACCCTGCACCATGTCGAGGAGGCGAGGACCGAACACCACATCCCGATCGGCTCCGCCACCGGCATCTCCATCGCCCCGCTCTTCCATGGCATGGGCATGGTCAGCCAGAGCGTCTTCGCCGCCGCCGGTCTCACCGTGGTCGTCTTCGGCCGCTTCGACCCGGTGCGTTACCTGGACACCATCGAGCGCCTCGGCGTGCACGCGGTCACCGGCTCCCCCGCCCTGTGCCACGCCGTCCTCGCCGTACCCGGCGTGCGCGAGCGCGACCTGTCGTGCGTACGCCTGGTCAGCAGCGGCTCGGCCCCCATCAACCCGGCCGCGGCCGCGGAGCTCGCCGAGGTCTTCCCGCGCGCCGTCGTCAGTGACGGATACGGCCTGACGGAAGCCACCATGGGAGTCTCGATAAGCCCCCTCGACAGGGCGATGCCCCGTCCCGCCGGGAGCACGGGCCTCGCCCTGTTCGACACCGAGATCGAGATCCGCGACATGGACGGCGTCACTGCCATGGCACCAGGCGAAAAGGGCGAGGTCTGGGTCAGGGGTCCGCAGATCACGGCCGGCTACCTCGGCCACCCGGAACTCACCGCGGGCCAGTACGTCGACGGATGGCTGCGCACCGGCGACCTCGGCACGTACGACGAGCAGGGCTGGCTCTCGCTGGTGGGCCGGGCCAAGGACATGCTCATCTACAAGGGCTACAACGTGTATCCGGGTCCGCTGGAGAACATCCTGCGGGAGCACCCGGCCGTCGCCCAGGTGTCCGTCGTCGGCCGGCTGCACCCCGAACACGGCGAGATCCCGGTCGCGTTCGTCTCGATCAAGACGGACGCGGACACCCCGGCATCGCGTGCCACGGCCGAGGAGTTGATGGCGTACGTCGCGGAGCGCGTCGCGCCGTACCAGCGGATCCGCGACGTGGTGATCGTGGACGAACTGCCGCTCTCGGCGACCGGCAAGATCCTCAAGACGGAGCTGCGCAGGCTGGCGGCCGACTCCTGA
- a CDS encoding alkyl/aryl-sulfatase, with amino-acid sequence MPSTPELDWDDTTDQADATRGLIDKLEPCVVRNEAGRVVWDNDRWDFLNKDECPATVHPSLWRQSRINTAQGLFEVVPGVYQVRGLDVSNMTIIEGETGLVVVDPLMSKEVSAAGMELYRRNRGGRPVHAVIYTHSHGDHFGGVLGVTTNEAVETGACAIIAPDEFMQHAVSENIFAGPAMLRRAVYMYGRSLPTGPHGLVGFGIAQSLSTGTVGLIAPTLDVTETGQEVVVDGVRLVFQLTPDTEAPAELNFYLPDHKVLLIAENVNHTLHNLLTLRGAQVRDAHAWAAYITESIQLFQDADVLIGSHNWPTWGREQVMRMLTEQRDAYAYLHDQTVRLMNQGLTGPEIAEEIQSFPGELGKAWSVRGYYGSISHNVKAVYQRYMGWYDGNPSHLWQHPPVEQAKRYVAAIGGADATVASAREAVGSGDLRWAAELLNHVLFAEPEHTAARDLQIATYEQLGFAQENGTWRNIYLTGAKELREAGQQIRTVGSPGAESVEMLSGLSTGQIFESMAVRLDGPRAAAHRLLLRWEFTDIDEVWTLLVGNGVLTPIRGDAPGAEAPQLTLRLERTTLDQVLALRTTFAEALGSGAVTPTGDATVLATFYGLLEKPRRNFPIVLP; translated from the coding sequence ATGCCTTCCACTCCCGAACTCGACTGGGACGACACCACCGACCAGGCCGATGCCACGCGTGGCCTCATCGACAAGCTGGAGCCCTGCGTCGTACGCAATGAGGCCGGCCGGGTCGTCTGGGACAACGACCGCTGGGACTTCCTGAACAAGGACGAGTGCCCCGCCACCGTGCACCCGAGCCTGTGGCGACAGAGCCGGATCAACACGGCCCAGGGCCTCTTCGAGGTCGTGCCCGGCGTTTACCAGGTCCGCGGCCTCGACGTCTCCAACATGACGATCATCGAGGGCGAGACCGGTCTGGTCGTCGTCGACCCCCTGATGTCCAAAGAGGTCTCCGCCGCGGGCATGGAGCTGTACCGCCGCAACCGCGGCGGGCGCCCGGTTCACGCCGTGATCTACACGCACAGTCACGGCGACCACTTCGGAGGCGTGCTCGGCGTCACCACCAACGAAGCGGTGGAGACGGGCGCCTGCGCGATCATCGCGCCCGACGAATTCATGCAGCACGCCGTCAGCGAGAACATCTTCGCCGGCCCCGCGATGCTCCGGCGTGCCGTCTACATGTACGGCCGCTCCCTGCCGACCGGGCCGCACGGCCTCGTCGGCTTCGGTATCGCGCAGTCCCTGTCCACCGGAACCGTGGGACTGATCGCCCCGACCCTCGATGTCACCGAGACCGGCCAGGAAGTGGTCGTCGACGGCGTACGTCTCGTCTTCCAGCTCACCCCGGACACCGAGGCGCCCGCCGAGCTGAACTTCTATCTGCCGGACCACAAGGTCCTGCTGATCGCCGAGAACGTCAACCACACCCTGCACAACCTCCTCACGCTGCGCGGCGCCCAGGTCCGCGACGCCCACGCCTGGGCGGCGTACATCACCGAGTCGATCCAGCTCTTCCAGGACGCCGACGTGCTGATCGGTTCCCACAACTGGCCGACGTGGGGCCGGGAACAGGTGATGCGCATGCTCACCGAGCAGCGTGACGCCTACGCCTACCTCCACGACCAGACCGTCCGGCTGATGAACCAGGGCCTCACCGGGCCCGAGATCGCCGAGGAGATCCAGTCCTTCCCCGGCGAGCTCGGCAAGGCCTGGAGCGTGCGCGGCTATTACGGCTCCATCAGCCACAACGTGAAGGCCGTGTACCAGCGTTACATGGGCTGGTACGACGGCAACCCGTCGCACCTGTGGCAGCACCCGCCGGTCGAGCAGGCCAAGCGGTACGTCGCCGCGATCGGCGGCGCGGACGCGACCGTCGCCTCGGCCCGCGAGGCCGTCGGGAGCGGTGACCTGCGCTGGGCCGCCGAGCTGCTCAACCACGTCCTGTTCGCGGAACCGGAGCACACCGCGGCCCGTGACCTCCAGATCGCCACCTACGAGCAGCTGGGCTTCGCCCAGGAGAACGGCACCTGGCGCAACATCTATCTGACCGGCGCCAAGGAACTGCGGGAAGCGGGACAGCAGATCCGCACGGTCGGCTCACCGGGCGCCGAGAGCGTCGAGATGCTGTCCGGGCTCTCCACCGGGCAGATCTTCGAGTCGATGGCGGTCCGCCTCGACGGTCCCCGGGCGGCGGCCCACCGGCTGCTGTTGCGCTGGGAGTTCACCGACATCGACGAGGTGTGGACGCTCCTGGTGGGCAACGGCGTCCTCACCCCGATACGGGGAGACGCGCCCGGAGCGGAGGCTCCGCAGCTGACCCTCCGCCTGGAACGCACCACACTCGACCAGGTCCTGGCCCTGCGGACGACGTTCGCGGAGGCACTCGGCTCCGGCGCCGTCACGCCGACGGGCGACGCCACCGTGCTGGCCACCTTCTACGGCCTCCTCGAGAAGCCCAGGCGGAACTTCCCGATCGTTCTTCCCTGA
- a CDS encoding acyl-CoA dehydrogenase family protein: MSQFADELRSLVDDLAASGRPDLWGSLCDLGLPRVGIDEAKGGSGGSLDDLLVVVESLAGHGIGVPVVEASTADWVLGHGRELDGDLTAILLLDRAPDTASGALTAELTAVPWARDAARLVLCAPDSAPLLVDLRHTSVTVRDVENIAGEPRDTVILTDTPVLALDSAPSHDEVRERLALLWSAAVLGAARGAYKLTKTYVSEREQFGAPLLKIPAVAGNLARMRVQLVQAEAALALAREAEPLSGAVGIARITTAAAATEIAQIAHQLHGAMGITEEYPLHRLTRRLWSWRDAVASERRWAENLGRRAAGAGETGVWTRITATGR, translated from the coding sequence ATGAGCCAGTTCGCGGACGAACTGCGGAGCCTGGTCGACGACCTGGCCGCGTCCGGCAGGCCCGATCTGTGGGGCAGCCTGTGCGACCTCGGCCTGCCCAGGGTCGGTATCGACGAGGCGAAGGGCGGCTCGGGCGGCTCCCTCGACGACCTGCTCGTGGTCGTCGAATCCCTCGCGGGGCACGGCATCGGCGTACCCGTCGTCGAGGCGTCCACCGCCGACTGGGTGCTCGGCCACGGGCGGGAACTCGACGGGGACCTGACCGCCATCCTGCTGCTCGACCGGGCACCCGACACGGCATCGGGCGCCCTCACCGCCGAACTGACCGCCGTGCCGTGGGCGCGCGACGCGGCCCGCCTCGTCCTGTGCGCACCGGACTCTGCCCCGCTCCTGGTGGACCTGCGGCACACCTCGGTGACCGTACGGGACGTAGAGAACATCGCCGGGGAGCCCCGCGACACGGTGATCCTCACGGACACCCCGGTCCTCGCCCTCGACTCCGCTCCCTCCCACGACGAGGTCCGCGAGCGCCTCGCGCTGCTGTGGTCCGCGGCCGTGCTCGGCGCAGCCCGCGGCGCGTACAAGCTCACCAAGACGTATGTCTCCGAGCGTGAGCAGTTCGGCGCACCGCTCCTGAAGATCCCGGCCGTCGCCGGCAACCTCGCCCGGATGCGGGTCCAACTCGTGCAGGCCGAAGCGGCGTTGGCCCTCGCGCGCGAGGCGGAACCGCTCAGCGGCGCCGTCGGGATCGCACGGATCACCACGGCGGCGGCCGCGACCGAGATCGCCCAGATCGCGCACCAGCTGCACGGCGCCATGGGCATCACGGAGGAGTACCCGCTGCACCGCCTGACCCGCCGCCTGTGGTCCTGGCGCGACGCGGTCGCCTCCGAGCGCCGCTGGGCCGAGAACCTCGGGCGCCGCGCGGCCGGGGCCGGAGAGACCGGCGTCTGGACCCGCATCACCGCAACAGGCCGATAG